A region from the Catellatospora sp. TT07R-123 genome encodes:
- a CDS encoding SsgA family sporulation/cell division regulator: protein MSAIRPTTVEVETSLRLVAPDATSLPVRASLRYDPVDPYAVHVLFHAESAGGEAVSWSFARELLVTGLDEPAGIGDVRVWPWATPRGDFVALALSSPDGNALFEVPRSVLVRFLRRTYVVVPRGRETDHLDVDAAVNRLLAGR, encoded by the coding sequence ATGAGTGCCATCCGTCCTACGACCGTCGAGGTCGAGACATCGCTGCGGCTGGTCGCGCCCGACGCGACCTCGTTGCCGGTGCGGGCGAGCCTTCGCTACGACCCGGTCGACCCGTACGCGGTGCATGTGCTCTTCCACGCCGAATCCGCCGGCGGCGAGGCGGTGAGCTGGTCGTTCGCGCGCGAACTCCTGGTCACCGGACTCGACGAGCCGGCCGGCATCGGTGATGTGCGGGTCTGGCCCTGGGCCACCCCGCGCGGCGACTTCGTCGCGCTCGCCCTGTCGTCGCCCGACGGCAACGCGCTCTTCGAGGTCCCCCGCAGCGTCCTCGTCCGGTTCCTGCGCCGCACGTACGTCGTCGTACCGCGCGGCCGCGAGACCGACCACCTCGACGTCGACGCCGCCGTCAACCGGCTGCTGGCCGGGCGCTGA
- a CDS encoding TIGR02611 family protein, with protein MADKPDFRQPEAPARPGLKDRARLGYLAIRANPTGRYALRIVIGLLGGLVVLAGLVLIPLPGPGWLIVFAGLGIWAIEFAWARNLLVFGRGKLSGWTGWVKRQPLALRLLIGLAGLLFVAAIVMISLRLTFGPGVFQRLWDWFLTH; from the coding sequence ATGGCTGACAAACCGGACTTTCGGCAACCGGAGGCGCCCGCTCGCCCCGGCCTGAAGGACCGGGCCCGCCTGGGTTACCTCGCCATCCGGGCGAACCCGACCGGGCGGTACGCGCTGCGGATCGTCATCGGCCTGCTGGGCGGGCTCGTGGTGCTGGCCGGGCTGGTGCTGATCCCGCTGCCGGGTCCGGGCTGGCTGATCGTCTTCGCCGGCCTGGGCATCTGGGCGATCGAGTTCGCCTGGGCCCGCAACCTGCTGGTCTTCGGCCGGGGCAAGCTCAGCGGCTGGACCGGGTGGGTCAAGCGGCAGCCGCTGGCGCTGCGCCTGCTCATCGGGCTGGCCGGGCTGCTGTTCGTGGCGGCGATCGTGATGATCTCGCTGCGGCTGACGTTCGGCCCGGGGGTGTTCCAGCGCCTCTGGGACTGGTTCCTCACGCATTGA
- a CDS encoding VWA domain-containing protein, whose protein sequence is MSDEERLRRWRLVLGGDGDGTGVQLSGTDCGMDDALSALYRGEDGGSTRSAGLGGSAPKVARWLGDIRQYFPSTVVQVMQADAIERLNLTRLLVEPEMLEAVEPDVHLVGTLLSLNKVMPDKARSTARMVVAKVVAELERRVANKTRAAVTGALNRAARINRPRHRDIDWQRTIRANLKHYQAEHRTIVPERLIGYGRQTRSVQRDVVLCVDQSGSMAASVVYSGVFAAVLASMKTLRTSLVVFDTAVVDLTDQLHDPVEVLFGTQLGGGTDINRAIGYCQGLVTRPRDSIFILISDLYEGGVRAEMLRRVAAMTAAGVQVIVLLALSDEGQPAYDHGNAAALAALGVPSFACTPDAFPELMAAAIERRDLTPIIEKIKS, encoded by the coding sequence ATGAGCGACGAGGAGCGGCTGCGCCGCTGGCGGCTGGTGCTCGGCGGCGACGGCGACGGCACCGGGGTCCAGCTGTCCGGAACGGACTGCGGCATGGACGACGCCCTGTCCGCCCTGTATCGCGGTGAGGACGGCGGCAGCACCCGCAGTGCCGGGCTCGGCGGGTCCGCGCCCAAGGTCGCCCGCTGGCTCGGCGACATCCGGCAGTACTTCCCGTCGACCGTGGTGCAGGTCATGCAGGCCGACGCGATCGAGCGGCTCAACCTGACCCGCCTGCTGGTCGAACCGGAGATGCTGGAGGCGGTCGAACCCGATGTGCACCTGGTCGGCACGCTGCTGTCCTTGAACAAGGTGATGCCGGACAAGGCCCGCAGCACCGCCCGCATGGTGGTCGCGAAGGTCGTGGCCGAGCTGGAGCGGCGCGTGGCGAACAAGACCCGCGCCGCGGTGACCGGTGCCCTCAACCGCGCCGCGCGGATCAACCGGCCCCGCCACCGCGATATCGACTGGCAGCGCACCATCCGCGCCAATCTCAAGCACTACCAGGCCGAACACCGCACGATCGTGCCGGAGCGGCTGATCGGCTACGGGCGCCAGACCCGGTCGGTGCAGCGCGACGTGGTGCTGTGCGTGGACCAGTCCGGCTCGATGGCGGCGTCGGTCGTCTACTCGGGAGTGTTCGCGGCGGTGCTCGCGTCGATGAAGACGCTGCGCACGTCGCTGGTGGTGTTCGACACGGCGGTGGTGGACCTCACCGACCAGCTGCACGACCCGGTCGAGGTGCTGTTCGGCACCCAGCTGGGCGGCGGCACCGACATCAACCGGGCCATCGGCTACTGCCAGGGGCTGGTCACCCGTCCGCGCGACAGCATCTTCATCCTCATCAGCGACCTCTACGAGGGCGGCGTGCGCGCGGAGATGCTGCGCCGGGTCGCCGCCATGACGGCGGCGGGGGTGCAGGTCATCGTGCTGCTGGCGCTGTCGGATGAGGGACAGCCCGCGTACGACCACGGCAACGCGGCCGCGCTGGCGGCGCTGGGGGTGCCGTCGTTCGCGTGCACGCCCGACGCGTTCCCGGAGCTGATGGCGGCGGCCATCGAAAGGCGTGATCTGACGCCGATCATAGAAAAGATCAAGAGCTGA
- a CDS encoding DUF5682 family protein, protein MTSDRVHVFGIRHHGPGSARALVRALDELRPDLILVEGPPEADALVALAAHEGLQPPVALLAYPTGTGTTPGEGASFWPFAVFSPEWQALRHAAVHDVPLRFCDLPAGHRFAARAAAQAPAEPTADAESETDAVDPAELRVDPIAGLAHAAGYDDAERWWEDVIEHRRDGNPFAAVAEAMTEVRKDSPAIAEDLVREAYMRQTLRAALREGHQRIAVVCGAWHVPALSGDLPPEKADKDLLKGLPTVPTAITWVPWTHGRLASWSGYGAGVTSPGWYHHLFTTDDHPVERWLVEVAGVLRGQDLPVSSAHVIEATRLADTLAVLRGRPLPGLAEVTEATRSVLCDGDETRLELIQRQVVVGERLGAVPDETPSVPLARDVAAQAKRLRLATEALVRDLDLDLRKPNELERSRLLHRLRLLGVDWGRPAQRAKGGKGTFWESWQLQWQPEYAVDLISASAYGVTVEQAATAKVVDSCAGADLAGLTGLLESCLLAQLPQAQPAVLRALADRAAVDTDIAQLMAAVPALARSLRYGDVRATSTDALAEVLAGLVTRIRLGLPGAVAGLDDDAARALRVHLDGTHEALTLLGTELPLRQEWLDTLARLVDRPDLPGLLAGRLLRLLRDAGVLDADAVELRLARSLTVGVPAPAAAAYVEGFIAGGGLLLVHDEALLSLVDRWLVGLGPDTFTAVLPLLRRTFGAFAAPERRSVGVRVGHLGTGGSGSPASGDDELAALDPDRVALVLPTLKLLVNAGGSRS, encoded by the coding sequence GTGACCAGCGACCGCGTGCACGTCTTCGGCATCCGCCACCACGGTCCGGGCTCGGCCCGGGCCCTGGTGCGGGCCCTGGACGAGCTGCGCCCCGACCTGATCCTGGTCGAGGGCCCGCCCGAGGCCGACGCCCTGGTGGCCCTGGCCGCCCACGAGGGCCTCCAGCCGCCGGTGGCGCTGCTGGCGTACCCGACGGGCACCGGCACCACCCCCGGCGAGGGCGCGTCGTTCTGGCCGTTCGCGGTGTTCTCGCCCGAATGGCAGGCGCTGCGCCACGCCGCCGTCCACGACGTGCCGCTGCGCTTCTGCGACCTGCCCGCCGGGCACCGCTTCGCGGCTCGCGCCGCAGCCCAGGCGCCCGCCGAACCCACCGCGGACGCGGAGTCCGAAACGGACGCCGTCGACCCCGCCGAGCTGCGCGTCGACCCGATCGCCGGGCTCGCGCACGCGGCCGGGTACGACGACGCCGAACGCTGGTGGGAGGACGTGATCGAGCACCGCCGCGACGGCAACCCGTTCGCGGCGGTCGCCGAGGCGATGACCGAGGTCCGCAAGGACAGCCCGGCCATCGCCGAAGACCTGGTCCGCGAGGCGTACATGCGGCAGACGCTCCGCGCCGCGCTGCGCGAGGGCCACCAGCGCATCGCGGTCGTCTGCGGCGCCTGGCACGTGCCGGCGCTGTCCGGCGACCTGCCGCCGGAGAAGGCCGACAAGGACCTGCTCAAGGGCCTGCCGACGGTGCCGACCGCGATCACCTGGGTGCCGTGGACGCACGGTCGGCTGGCGTCCTGGAGCGGCTACGGCGCCGGAGTCACCTCACCCGGCTGGTACCACCACCTGTTCACCACCGACGACCACCCGGTCGAGCGGTGGCTGGTCGAGGTCGCCGGGGTGCTGCGCGGCCAGGACCTGCCCGTGTCCAGCGCCCACGTGATCGAGGCGACCCGGCTGGCCGACACCCTCGCGGTGCTGCGCGGGCGGCCGCTGCCGGGCCTGGCCGAGGTCACCGAGGCGACCCGGTCGGTGCTGTGCGACGGCGACGAGACGCGGCTGGAGCTGATCCAGCGGCAGGTCGTGGTGGGGGAGCGGCTCGGTGCCGTACCCGACGAGACCCCGTCGGTGCCGCTGGCGCGCGACGTGGCCGCCCAGGCCAAGCGGCTGCGCCTGGCCACCGAGGCCCTGGTCCGCGACCTCGACCTCGACCTGCGCAAACCCAACGAGCTGGAGCGCAGCCGCCTGCTGCACCGGCTGCGGCTGCTCGGCGTCGACTGGGGCCGCCCCGCCCAGCGGGCCAAGGGCGGCAAGGGCACCTTCTGGGAGTCCTGGCAGCTGCAATGGCAGCCCGAGTACGCCGTCGACCTGATCAGCGCCAGCGCGTACGGCGTCACCGTCGAGCAGGCCGCCACTGCCAAGGTCGTCGACTCGTGCGCGGGCGCCGACCTCGCCGGGCTCACCGGCCTGCTGGAGTCGTGCCTGCTCGCCCAGCTTCCGCAGGCCCAGCCCGCGGTGCTCAGGGCGCTGGCCGACCGGGCCGCCGTCGACACCGACATCGCCCAGCTGATGGCGGCCGTGCCCGCACTGGCCCGGTCGCTGCGCTACGGCGACGTCCGCGCCACCAGCACCGACGCCCTCGCCGAGGTGCTCGCGGGCCTGGTCACCCGGATCCGGCTCGGTCTGCCCGGCGCCGTCGCGGGCCTGGACGACGACGCCGCCCGCGCCCTGCGCGTCCACCTCGACGGCACCCACGAGGCGCTGACACTGCTCGGCACCGAGCTGCCGCTGCGGCAGGAGTGGCTGGACACCCTGGCCCGGCTCGTGGACCGGCCCGACCTGCCGGGACTGCTGGCCGGGCGGCTGCTGCGACTGCTGCGCGACGCGGGCGTCCTCGACGCCGACGCGGTCGAACTGCGGCTGGCCCGCTCGCTCACCGTCGGCGTGCCCGCCCCGGCCGCGGCCGCGTACGTCGAGGGCTTCATCGCCGGTGGCGGGCTGCTGCTCGTACACGATGAGGCACTGCTGTCCCTGGTGGACCGGTGGCTGGTCGGCCTCGGCCCGGACACGTTCACGGCGGTGCTGCCGCTGCTGCGGCGTACCTTCGGCGCCTTCGCCGCCCCCGAGCGGCGGTCGGTCGGCGTACGCGTAGGCCACCTGGGCACCGGCGGCTCCGGCAGTCCCGCGTCCGGTGACGACGAGCTGGCCGCCCTGGACCCCGATCGGGTCGCCCTGGTGCTGCCCACCCTGAAACTGCTGGTCAACGCCGGAGGGAGTCGGTCATGA
- a CDS encoding AAA family ATPase, with protein sequence MTATIDTPTVLRPHAEQSYAHELAALAAADDKPRPPGWRLSPQAVVTYLLGDGDQISPKYIGPRRLMEVAVATLATDRALLLLGVPGTAKTWVSEHLAAAISGDSTLLIQGTAGTPEEAIRYGWNYARLLAEGPTPAAVVPSPMMVAMRTGAIARVEELTRVPSDVQDTLITILSEKTLPVPELGDEVMAVKGFNVIATANDRDRGVNELSSALRRRFNTVVLPVPGSVDEEVDIVQRRVASLGRSLELPEVPDAINEIRRVVTVFRELREGLAADGRTKLKSPSGTLSTAEAISVMTSGMALASHFGDGVVRAADVAAGIRGAVVRDPVTDAVIWREYLETVARERDGWKDFYRAAREAE encoded by the coding sequence ATGACCGCCACCATCGACACGCCGACCGTGCTGCGCCCGCACGCCGAGCAGTCGTACGCCCACGAGCTGGCGGCCCTGGCCGCGGCCGACGACAAGCCCCGCCCGCCCGGCTGGCGCCTGTCCCCGCAGGCCGTGGTGACGTACCTGCTCGGCGACGGCGACCAGATCTCCCCGAAGTACATCGGCCCGCGCCGCCTGATGGAGGTCGCGGTCGCGACCCTGGCCACCGACCGGGCGCTGCTGCTGCTGGGCGTGCCCGGCACCGCCAAGACCTGGGTGTCGGAGCACCTGGCCGCCGCGATCAGCGGCGACTCGACGCTGCTGATCCAGGGCACCGCGGGCACCCCCGAGGAGGCCATCCGGTACGGCTGGAACTACGCCCGCCTGCTCGCCGAGGGCCCCACCCCGGCGGCGGTCGTGCCCAGCCCGATGATGGTCGCGATGCGCACCGGGGCCATCGCCCGGGTCGAGGAGCTGACCCGTGTCCCGTCGGACGTGCAGGACACCCTGATCACCATCCTGTCCGAGAAGACGCTGCCCGTGCCGGAGCTGGGCGACGAGGTGATGGCAGTCAAGGGCTTCAACGTGATCGCCACCGCCAACGACCGCGACCGGGGCGTCAACGAGCTGTCCAGCGCGCTGCGCCGCCGCTTCAACACCGTCGTGCTGCCGGTGCCGGGCTCGGTCGACGAGGAGGTCGACATCGTGCAGCGCCGGGTCGCGTCGCTGGGCCGGTCGCTGGAGCTGCCGGAGGTGCCCGACGCGATCAACGAGATCCGCCGCGTGGTGACCGTGTTCCGGGAGCTGCGCGAGGGGCTGGCCGCCGACGGGCGTACCAAGCTGAAGAGCCCCAGCGGCACGCTGTCCACCGCCGAGGCGATCTCGGTGATGACCAGCGGCATGGCCCTGGCCTCGCACTTCGGCGACGGCGTGGTCCGCGCCGCCGACGTGGCGGCGGGCATCCGCGGCGCGGTGGTCCGCGACCCCGTCACCGACGCCGTCATCTGGCGGGAGTACCTGGAGACCGTGGCGCGCGAGCGCGACGGCTGGAAGGACTTCTACCGGGCCGCGCGGGAGGCGGAGTGA
- a CDS encoding DUF5691 domain-containing protein, with protein sequence MSEQTSALWPELLSSALVGTDRRACAPEAVPPLLAGAVPEGPLDPDGLLTAAAVVTVAGRAAQRPARIEVPAPAPAETAAYAPAAAQRRLSGLLSGSDAELDRSVQRDLVTEWLTLAAGRGLLVAPTHLVPLLEQADSAQRALVRAVGGARLQWLCAEGPGRWSWAVATPQQAPAGDDWDTGRVEARAAHLARLRAADPAAGRDLLVQAWPQEKAADLAVLIDACATGLGLDDEPWLEKALDDRRTQVRDAATRLLGRLPGSAYRQRMADRVLACVAAPKSRRMEITPPAECDDGMRRDGIIAKAPAGTGERAHWLAQLIAAAPLDCWAAVDADPAAVLNRKASDDWGPTVRQGLARAAVAQRDGVWAKALLSAGFSDAGELHVQLVAVLPPEELAETVATHVRRNVDSAVRLLPALPEPWPTVVCEAVLAVLRDRERSSSGRFQLLRRAETGLDPAYAPQLAALLDDMPQLYVQLLTRLHTILAIRHDIHREFA encoded by the coding sequence ATGAGCGAGCAGACTTCCGCGCTGTGGCCGGAGCTGCTGTCCAGTGCCCTGGTCGGCACCGACCGGCGCGCCTGCGCCCCCGAGGCGGTCCCGCCGCTGCTGGCCGGGGCGGTCCCGGAAGGGCCGCTCGACCCCGACGGGCTGCTCACCGCGGCCGCCGTGGTGACCGTGGCCGGCCGTGCCGCGCAGCGGCCCGCCCGGATCGAGGTCCCGGCCCCGGCCCCGGCCGAGACCGCCGCGTACGCCCCGGCCGCGGCCCAGCGGCGGCTGTCCGGGCTGCTGTCGGGATCGGACGCCGAGCTGGACCGCTCGGTGCAGCGCGACCTGGTCACCGAATGGCTGACCCTGGCCGCCGGACGGGGCCTGCTGGTCGCGCCGACGCACCTGGTGCCGCTGCTGGAGCAGGCCGACTCGGCCCAGCGTGCGCTGGTGCGCGCCGTCGGGGGCGCCCGCCTCCAGTGGCTGTGCGCCGAGGGCCCCGGCCGCTGGTCCTGGGCCGTGGCCACGCCGCAGCAGGCCCCGGCCGGCGACGACTGGGACACCGGCCGCGTCGAGGCCCGCGCCGCCCACCTGGCCCGGCTGCGCGCCGCCGACCCGGCCGCCGGACGGGACCTGCTCGTGCAGGCGTGGCCGCAGGAGAAGGCCGCCGACCTGGCCGTGCTCATCGACGCCTGCGCCACCGGGCTCGGGCTCGACGACGAGCCGTGGCTGGAGAAGGCCCTCGACGACCGGCGCACCCAGGTCCGCGACGCCGCCACCCGGCTGCTGGGGCGGCTGCCGGGCTCGGCATACCGGCAGCGCATGGCCGACCGGGTGCTGGCCTGCGTGGCGGCGCCGAAGTCGCGGCGGATGGAGATCACTCCGCCCGCCGAGTGCGACGACGGCATGCGCCGTGACGGCATCATCGCCAAGGCGCCGGCCGGGACCGGCGAGCGGGCCCACTGGCTGGCCCAGCTCATCGCCGCCGCCCCGCTGGACTGCTGGGCCGCCGTCGACGCCGACCCGGCCGCCGTGCTCAACCGCAAGGCCTCCGACGACTGGGGCCCGACCGTCCGGCAGGGCCTGGCCCGCGCGGCGGTCGCCCAGCGCGACGGCGTATGGGCCAAGGCGCTGCTGTCGGCCGGGTTCTCCGACGCCGGGGAACTGCACGTACAGCTCGTGGCCGTGCTGCCGCCGGAGGAACTGGCCGAGACCGTCGCCACGCACGTGCGCCGCAACGTGGACAGCGCGGTGCGGCTGCTGCCCGCCCTGCCCGAGCCCTGGCCGACCGTCGTGTGCGAGGCCGTGCTGGCCGTCCTGCGCGACCGGGAACGCTCCAGCAGCGGCCGCTTCCAGCTCCTGCGCCGCGCCGAGACCGGCCTCGACCCCGCGTACGCGCCGCAGCTGGCCGCACTGCTCGACGACATGCCGCAGCTCTACGTCCAGCTGCTCACCCGACTGCACACCATCCTCGCCATCCGGCACGACATCCACCGGGAGTTCGCATGA
- a CDS encoding SWIM zinc finger family protein, producing MSEATMPPWTAEQVQALAPDASSFASARKLAASGGWSSTGTGGEPAGLWGLCQGSGSNPYQICVDLTEPAYKCSCPSRKFPCKHGLALLLRWSGGQVAATEPPDWMAQWTTGRGARAEKKAERAAAPRTEAQDRAAQRRADKRAESVAGGVGELRVWLADQIRHGIAGLDQSGYKPFEQVAARLVDAQAPGLAAAVRRLAPLPSSGAGWEQRLLAELSLLHLLTGAATVDDLPDELAATVRTRVGAPATTEQVLATAPVRDTWQVVGVRDEAEDKLTSRRVWLRGRDTGRAALVLSFAAPGQALPVDLVLGTEVEADLCFHPGAAPLRALVAERHGAPRQCPRPGPVHTVAGALDELAAALAADPWLSAWPLLLAGRLVPGQPWHLVDADGDALPLDPAAGEPWRTAAVAGGGPVTLAAEWSPAGLRPLTAYTEGEVVRA from the coding sequence ATGTCCGAAGCAACGATGCCGCCGTGGACGGCGGAGCAGGTGCAGGCGCTCGCGCCCGACGCCTCCTCCTTCGCCTCGGCGCGCAAGCTCGCCGCCTCCGGCGGCTGGAGCAGCACCGGCACCGGCGGCGAGCCGGCCGGACTGTGGGGTTTGTGCCAGGGCAGCGGCAGCAACCCGTACCAGATCTGCGTGGACCTGACCGAGCCCGCGTACAAGTGCTCCTGCCCGAGCCGCAAGTTCCCCTGCAAGCACGGGCTGGCGCTGCTGCTGCGCTGGTCCGGCGGCCAGGTGGCCGCCACCGAGCCGCCGGACTGGATGGCCCAGTGGACCACCGGCCGGGGCGCGCGGGCGGAGAAGAAGGCCGAACGCGCCGCCGCGCCCCGCACCGAGGCCCAGGACCGGGCCGCGCAGCGCCGCGCCGACAAGCGCGCCGAGTCCGTCGCGGGCGGCGTCGGCGAGCTTCGGGTATGGCTGGCCGACCAGATCCGCCACGGCATCGCGGGCCTGGACCAGTCCGGCTACAAGCCGTTCGAGCAGGTGGCCGCCCGCCTCGTCGACGCGCAGGCCCCCGGGCTGGCCGCGGCGGTGCGCCGCCTGGCCCCGCTGCCCAGCTCCGGGGCGGGCTGGGAGCAGCGGCTGCTGGCCGAGTTGTCGCTGCTGCACCTGCTCACCGGCGCCGCGACCGTGGACGACCTGCCCGACGAGCTCGCCGCGACGGTCCGCACCCGGGTCGGCGCCCCTGCCACCACCGAGCAGGTGCTGGCCACCGCGCCGGTCCGCGACACCTGGCAGGTCGTCGGCGTACGCGACGAGGCCGAGGACAAGCTGACCAGCCGCCGGGTGTGGCTGCGCGGCCGCGACACCGGCCGGGCCGCGCTGGTCCTGTCCTTCGCCGCCCCCGGCCAGGCCCTGCCCGTCGACCTGGTCCTGGGCACCGAGGTCGAGGCGGACCTGTGCTTCCACCCCGGCGCCGCCCCGCTGCGGGCCCTGGTGGCCGAGCGCCACGGCGCCCCGCGGCAGTGCCCGCGCCCGGGTCCGGTGCACACCGTGGCGGGGGCGCTGGACGAGCTCGCCGCCGCGCTGGCCGCCGACCCGTGGCTGTCGGCCTGGCCGCTGCTGCTGGCGGGCAGGCTCGTGCCGGGGCAGCCCTGGCACCTGGTCGACGCCGACGGCGACGCGCTGCCGCTGGACCCGGCCGCGGGCGAGCCGTGGCGCACCGCCGCCGTCGCAGGTGGCGGCCCCGTCACCCTGGCGGCCGAATGGAGCCCCGCGGGGCTGCGGCCGCTCACCGCGTACACCGAGGGGGAGGTGGTGCGGGCATGA
- a CDS encoding nitrate- and nitrite sensing domain-containing protein: MVPLIAITGLSAFAVAVTADGALNLLHARQYEQVFGNYGEHVMTALQKERLLSVAEKPGSAALTEQRAKTDADEQILRRRIADSGLREDLSPHELSLVDAFLSALNGLPQTRADIDAKRADNAAIVRDYSDLIDTLYRAFAPLTDLADPDLARSARGLFAVSRSREMLNREDAVVTGAVADGKVTTAEQTALLRMIGARRQLLEESQAALQSPHRETFQQIFTSDTYTTLYSMEESLSNARTGGKLPLDAAIWRSTTQAIITQMDAAEGAAAAATSELANEVGIGAFVKTISAGLLGLICAVISLVLSLRTGRSVVRRLERLRVSALEVAHERLPRAIAALRQPGAVVNDPSLTEVPLVAVGTDEVGQVGHAFGAVQRTAVRAAVDEAILRRGISDVFLNIARRSQALLHRQLTLLDRMERRTAEPQELEDLFRLDHMATRMRRHAEALVILAGAAPGRGWRHPVPTIDVVRGATSEIEDYQRVTVDRMPDVKVVGRAVGDLIHLVAELLENATSFAPPHTRVRVFAEVVSHGLALHVEDRGLGMSDAELLEANAKLAEPPAFDPSHSSRLGLLVVARLAARQGITVRLRPSSYGGITAVVLVPAELVLDDDSGRTEPVVVAPRVPAVTAQAAVPAPLDEQTIDLGTASARTDEEAALLLPKRVRRSTAEPATAGSPAALGEDTTLSLASESAPPRARSADQVRTMMSAFQSGTVRGRAKAVTEISDNGEDTVSHSRPQDSAGLEDSPTLEGRA, translated from the coding sequence GTGGTCCCGCTGATAGCGATCACCGGCCTGTCCGCCTTCGCGGTCGCGGTCACCGCGGATGGCGCGCTCAACCTTCTGCACGCCCGACAGTACGAGCAGGTGTTCGGCAACTACGGCGAACACGTGATGACGGCGCTGCAGAAGGAGCGCCTCCTTTCCGTGGCCGAGAAGCCCGGTTCGGCGGCCCTGACCGAGCAGCGCGCCAAGACCGATGCCGACGAGCAGATCCTGCGTCGCCGCATCGCCGACAGCGGCCTGCGCGAGGACCTCTCTCCGCACGAGCTGAGCCTGGTCGACGCGTTCCTGTCCGCGCTGAACGGGCTGCCGCAGACCCGTGCCGACATCGACGCCAAGCGCGCCGACAACGCCGCGATCGTCCGCGACTACTCCGACCTCATCGACACGCTGTATCGCGCGTTCGCCCCGCTGACCGACCTGGCCGACCCCGATCTGGCCCGGTCGGCGCGCGGCCTGTTCGCCGTCAGCCGCAGCCGCGAGATGCTGAACCGCGAGGACGCCGTGGTCACCGGCGCCGTGGCCGACGGCAAGGTCACCACCGCCGAGCAGACCGCGCTGCTGCGCATGATCGGCGCCCGCCGCCAGCTGCTGGAGGAGTCGCAGGCGGCGCTCCAGTCGCCGCACCGCGAGACGTTCCAGCAGATCTTCACCAGCGACACGTACACGACCCTGTACTCGATGGAGGAGTCGCTGTCCAACGCGCGCACGGGCGGGAAGCTCCCGCTGGACGCCGCGATCTGGCGCAGCACCACCCAAGCGATCATCACCCAGATGGACGCCGCCGAGGGCGCCGCGGCCGCGGCCACCTCCGAGCTGGCCAACGAGGTCGGCATCGGCGCCTTCGTCAAGACCATCTCCGCGGGCCTGCTCGGTCTGATCTGCGCCGTCATCTCGCTGGTGCTGTCGCTGCGCACCGGCCGGTCGGTGGTCCGGCGCCTGGAGCGGCTGCGGGTGTCGGCGCTGGAGGTGGCGCACGAGCGCCTGCCGCGCGCCATCGCCGCCCTGCGCCAGCCCGGCGCCGTCGTCAACGATCCGTCGCTGACCGAGGTGCCCCTGGTCGCGGTCGGCACCGACGAGGTCGGCCAGGTCGGCCACGCCTTCGGCGCCGTACAGCGCACCGCCGTGCGCGCCGCCGTCGACGAGGCGATCCTGCGCCGCGGCATCAGCGACGTCTTCCTCAACATCGCCCGCCGGTCGCAGGCGCTGCTGCACCGCCAGCTGACCCTGCTGGACCGGATGGAGCGGCGCACCGCCGAGCCGCAGGAGCTGGAGGACCTGTTCCGGCTCGACCACATGGCGACCCGCATGCGCCGCCACGCCGAGGCGCTGGTCATCCTGGCCGGTGCGGCCCCGGGCCGCGGCTGGCGCCACCCGGTGCCCACCATCGACGTGGTCCGCGGCGCCACCTCCGAGATCGAGGACTACCAGCGGGTCACGGTCGACCGCATGCCGGACGTGAAGGTGGTCGGCCGGGCGGTCGGCGACCTGATCCACCTCGTCGCCGAGCTGCTGGAGAACGCCACCTCGTTCGCCCCGCCGCACACCCGGGTCCGGGTCTTCGCCGAGGTCGTGAGCCACGGGCTGGCCCTGCACGTCGAGGACCGCGGTCTGGGCATGAGCGACGCCGAACTGCTGGAGGCCAACGCGAAGCTGGCCGAGCCGCCCGCGTTCGACCCGTCGCACAGCTCGCGGCTGGGCCTGCTGGTGGTCGCGCGGCTGGCCGCCCGCCAGGGCATCACGGTGCGGCTGCGGCCGTCCTCGTACGGCGGCATCACCGCGGTCGTGCTGGTCCCGGCCGAGCTCGTGCTGGACGACGACAGCGGGCGCACCGAGCCGGTGGTCGTGGCGCCGCGCGTGCCCGCCGTGACCGCGCAGGCCGCCGTGCCCGCCCCGCTCGACGAGCAGACGATCGATCTCGGCACCGCGAGCGCCAGGACCGATGAGGAGGCCGCGCTGCTGCTGCCCAAGCGGGTACGCCGCAGCACCGCCGAGCCCGCCACCGCGGGCAGCCCCGCCGCCCTGGGGGAGGACACCACGCTCTCCCTGGCTTCGGAATCGGCGCCCCCACGCGCCCGCAGCGCCGATCAGGTACGGACGATGATGTCCGCGTTCCAGTCGGGTACCGTGCGCGGGCGGGCTAAAGCCGTCACCGAGATCTCCGACAACGGGGAAGACACCGTGAGCCATAGCCGGCCGCAGGACAGCGCCGGCTTGGAAGACAGTCCCACCCTGGAAGGACGTGCCTGA